A genomic window from Nicotiana sylvestris chromosome 11, ASM39365v2, whole genome shotgun sequence includes:
- the LOC104245474 gene encoding glucan endo-1,3-beta-glucosidase, acidic-like, translating to MMANLFMFVFVGMVMTYLQIIEAQPIGVCYGRNGNNLPSSQDVVNLYKANGITNMRVYDPIAETLTALKGSNIEIILDIPNDNLQALTDPNAATNWVNANIVAYSPDVKFKYINVGNEISPANSATSKFAPFLLPALQNVQQAITKFQLQVKVSTAIETGILTNTYPPSQSVFRDDISSFINPLIGFLKQNNLPVLANIYPYFGYLGDPAHVPLPYALFTQQNPDPSGYRNLFDAMLDATYYAIEKAGGENLPIVVSESGWPSDGGDGASIDNAGTYYTNLISHVKSGAGTPHKPGTAVETYLFAMFDENIKTGAETEKHFGVFHPDKTPKYNLSF from the exons ATGATGGCTAACTTGTTCATGTTTGTATTTGTTGGTATGGTAATGACATACCTTCAAATAATAG AGGCACAACCTATTGGAGTATGTTATGGAAGAAATGGTAACAACTTACCATCATCACAAGATGTTGTAAATCTTTATAAAGCTAATGGCATAACAAATATGAGAGTTTATGATCCAATTGCTGAAACACTCACTGCTCTTAAGGGAAGTAACATTGAAATAATTCTTGATATTCCTAATGATAATCTTCAAGCTTTAACAGATCCAAATGCAGCTACAAATTGGGTTAATGCAAATATTGTGGCTTATTCACCAGATGTTAAGTTCAAATATATAAATGTTGGAAATGAAATATCCCCTGCTAATAGTGCAACATCTAAATTTGCTCCCTTTCTTCTCCCCGCGTTGCAAAACGTGCAACAGGCGATAACGAAATTTCAACTTCAGGTTAAGGTCTCAACGGCAATAGAGACGGGGATTTTGACGAACACATATCCACCTTCTCAGTCAGTATTTAGGGACGATATAAGCAGTTTTATTAACCCACTTATCGGGTTCTTGAAACAGAATAACTTGCCTGTCTTAGCAAATATTTATCCGTATTTTGGTTATCTTGGTGACCCTGCTCATGTGCCACTCCCTTATGCACTATTTACACAACAAAATCCCGATCCATCGGGCTATCGTAATCTTTTCGACGCTATGTTGGATGCAACTTATTATGCAATTGAGAAAGCTGGCGGAGAAAACTTGCCAATTGTTGTTTCGGAAAGTGGATGGCCATCTGATGGTGGAGATGGAGCAAGTATAGATAATGCTGGAACTTATTACACTAATTTGATTAGTCATGTGAAGTCAGGTGCAGGAACTCCACACAAGCCTGGAACTGCTGTAGAAACTTATTTGTTTGCTATGTTTGATGAAAATATTAAGACGGGGGCCGAGACTGAGAAGCATTTTGGAGTTTTCCATCCTGATAAAACTCCGAAGTATAATCTTAGCTTCTAG